The Sulfurospirillum oryzae genome includes a region encoding these proteins:
- a CDS encoding ABC transporter substrate-binding protein, whose protein sequence is MVNKNFLILSFSALGVMVLMFFFNPFFKSTERNTILLGASLPLSGINSHLGKDVVVGANTYFSHTNARGGVQGKKIEFIQYDDKYEPENTFSNTIKLITKDDVFALFGFVGTPTVKRVLPLITQSDIPFIAPYTGASFLRTKDTDNIVNFRSSYTEELDALVEYLTQQKNITRFAIFYQNDDYGEEGYIALSNALSKRNLQLIAEGTYKRNTLSIRHAIHELEAAKPEAIILVGAYKPTARFIEKMKEYASSKIIFCPISFVNADALMNELHGKGDNILFSQTVPSYDDFYSKEAVEYLKNLAFYYPEEKPSLVSYESYLAAKAVVTALRAINGTITRGKFLDKLKHVPTQTLDNIPLFYHHAQLLNQVYLSNYVNGKFEIIQKYEY, encoded by the coding sequence TTGGTAAACAAAAACTTTCTGATTCTAAGTTTTTCAGCCTTAGGCGTTATGGTATTGATGTTTTTCTTTAACCCTTTTTTTAAAAGCACGGAAAGAAACACCATTCTCCTTGGCGCATCCTTACCGCTGAGTGGTATCAATAGCCACTTAGGGAAAGATGTCGTCGTTGGAGCCAATACCTATTTTAGCCATACCAATGCTAGAGGCGGTGTACAAGGTAAAAAGATCGAATTTATCCAGTATGATGACAAGTATGAACCAGAAAATACCTTTAGCAACACCATAAAACTAATTACCAAAGACGACGTTTTCGCCCTTTTTGGCTTTGTCGGAACACCTACGGTTAAACGTGTTCTTCCTCTCATTACACAAAGCGATATCCCTTTCATTGCACCTTACACAGGTGCTTCATTTCTACGCACCAAAGATACCGACAACATTGTCAACTTTAGAAGCTCCTACACCGAAGAACTTGATGCTTTAGTGGAGTATTTAACCCAACAGAAGAACATTACCCGTTTTGCGATCTTCTACCAAAATGATGATTATGGCGAAGAAGGGTACATCGCCCTTTCCAATGCCCTCTCAAAACGCAACTTGCAACTCATTGCAGAAGGTACGTATAAACGCAACACCCTCTCCATTCGCCATGCTATCCATGAGCTTGAAGCGGCAAAACCCGAAGCCATCATCCTCGTTGGCGCATACAAGCCAACTGCTCGATTTATCGAAAAAATGAAAGAATATGCTTCCTCAAAAATCATTTTTTGCCCTATCTCTTTTGTCAACGCTGACGCACTCATGAATGAGTTACACGGCAAAGGTGACAACATTCTCTTTTCGCAAACCGTTCCCTCTTACGATGATTTTTACTCTAAAGAAGCGGTCGAATATCTTAAAAATCTTGCTTTTTACTACCCAGAGGAGAAACCTTCTTTGGTCTCTTACGAATCGTATCTTGCGGCAAAAGCAGTGGTCACAGCACTTAGGGCGATCAATGGAACCATTACACGTGGGAAATTTTTAGATAAACTCAAACATGTCCCAACCCAAACACTCGATAACATTCCACTCTTTTACCACCATGCCCAACTGCTCAATCAAGTCTATCTCTCAAATTATGTGAATGGCAAATTTGAGATCATCCAAAAGTATGAGTATTAA
- a CDS encoding 4Fe-4S binding protein, with protein sequence MQKEYVFYDNIGLDFPLSEEIALVKTASKGEYLVSNDPEAEAIIYAPEINFYLQQSRDSIAQKIKNVTKLYAMRALGFDFAQDMDYAQEVGTKVLIVTDDASHEALKEELRDEDFTVMLLSPSMVLDVNGHIGDLHVTLKKEDELLELECDQILWWNAPTFAMKQSGVYDPALLGLEGALKKLRDNKGEYHYKNYINYDPSICQYHERREEICGKCAEVCPTVAILKEDETKHLVFSHIDCHGCGGCISVCPSGALDYTQMPRIAFSHLSDYFKGSTALIIPHKMDLGLIDIPLKEGVLPLMIEGEKYLHEAHLLNLLQTSGNPIIFYTDFISKGTGDVIRILNEIFERKYHKKAIYVCEDSADLARIFEGLQSIPECMYGINEEELRKREIFSARLAHLVDGEDLGVVKTGEHVHYGDIKIDESKCTLCLSCVGACNVRALTAHPEDNSLRFNASICTNCGYCEVTCPEKDCLTVIKDEISLKPSWFSQRVMAKDELFTCLECGMPFATVKAVEKIAAIMTPLFGDDEVKLRTLYCCAACKPKVMFKAHMENENKGLSL encoded by the coding sequence ATGCAAAAAGAGTATGTTTTTTACGATAATATCGGCTTAGACTTTCCACTCAGCGAAGAGATAGCGCTTGTCAAAACGGCTTCTAAAGGTGAATATCTTGTCTCCAATGACCCTGAAGCAGAAGCGATTATTTACGCGCCAGAGATCAATTTTTACCTCCAACAATCGCGCGATAGCATTGCCCAAAAAATTAAAAATGTTACAAAACTTTACGCGATGCGCGCACTTGGATTTGACTTTGCGCAAGATATGGACTACGCACAAGAAGTAGGCACTAAAGTTTTGATTGTTACTGATGATGCAAGCCATGAAGCCCTTAAAGAAGAGCTTAGGGATGAAGATTTTACCGTGATGCTTCTTTCGCCTTCAATGGTTTTAGACGTCAATGGGCACATCGGAGATTTACATGTAACGCTTAAAAAAGAGGATGAGCTCCTTGAATTAGAGTGCGATCAGATTCTTTGGTGGAACGCTCCAACGTTTGCCATGAAACAAAGTGGTGTGTATGACCCAGCACTTCTTGGTTTGGAAGGTGCGCTTAAAAAACTTCGTGACAACAAAGGCGAGTACCACTATAAAAACTATATCAACTACGATCCTTCCATCTGCCAGTACCATGAAAGACGCGAAGAGATTTGCGGTAAATGTGCTGAGGTGTGTCCAACGGTTGCGATTTTAAAAGAAGATGAGACTAAGCATTTAGTCTTCTCACACATTGACTGTCATGGGTGTGGCGGTTGTATCAGCGTATGCCCAAGTGGAGCGCTTGATTATACGCAGATGCCACGCATTGCTTTTTCGCATTTGAGTGATTATTTTAAAGGTTCAACGGCGCTCATTATTCCGCATAAAATGGATTTAGGCTTGATTGACATTCCTTTGAAAGAGGGCGTTTTACCTTTGATGATTGAGGGTGAAAAGTATTTGCATGAGGCGCATCTTTTAAATCTGCTTCAAACCAGTGGCAATCCGATCATTTTCTATACCGATTTTATCTCTAAAGGTACGGGGGATGTCATTCGCATTCTCAATGAAATTTTTGAGAGAAAGTACCACAAAAAAGCCATTTATGTGTGTGAAGACAGTGCTGATTTGGCGCGTATTTTTGAAGGGTTGCAGAGCATTCCTGAGTGCATGTACGGCATCAATGAAGAGGAGCTTCGCAAACGTGAGATTTTCTCTGCGCGCCTTGCGCATTTAGTGGATGGTGAAGATTTAGGTGTGGTGAAAACGGGTGAACATGTCCATTACGGCGATATTAAAATAGATGAGAGTAAGTGTACTTTGTGTCTCAGTTGTGTGGGAGCGTGTAATGTACGAGCACTCACGGCACACCCTGAAGATAATTCATTGCGTTTTAACGCGTCTATTTGTACGAATTGTGGCTATTGTGAAGTGACCTGTCCTGAGAAGGATTGTCTCACCGTCATTAAAGATGAGATCAGTTTAAAACCAAGTTGGTTCTCTCAGCGCGTTATGGCAAAAGATGAGCTTTTCACCTGTCTTGAGTGCGGAATGCCTTTTGCGACCGTTAAAGCGGTAGAAAAAATCGCAGCCATTATGACGCCACTCTTTGGCGATGATGAAGTAAAACTTCGTACACTTTATTGCTGTGCGGCGTGTAAACCCAAAGTGATGTTTAAAGCCCACATGGAAAATGAAAATAAAGGACTTAGCCTATGA